TGTATATAACTCAAAGTATTTAGCTGCATAAATCATGCTCAAAACTTGTAGAAATACTTATTCCATATCAAATAATgtaattcatttgcataaaatccttTATAAAAGAAAGGTCCACTCACCACTGggccgagctagctggacctcttgaaggtccctcctgtggtttAGTTTGGCCTCTGGTGCCTCACATGACTGATTTGGTGTCCAGATGAGGGAGAAACTGAGGTTggaaaatcggccaaaactGCTGCGTTTTCCAGCAGTTTCCAGCGGCTCCAGCAGGACGGCGGACGGGCTGAGGTTGATGGCGGGAGCTGGCCGGTGCTGCTGGGTCCGTTCCGGAGGGTCGGGGTGGCTTGGAAGGTGGCTGcccttttggtttttctgaACTAtcggagggagagagagagagagagagagagagagagagagagagagagagagagagagagagtgtgtgagTGCTCGAACCAGaagaaggagagaaaaatagagagagttCGGGTACTGTAGCGGTACTGTAGCaataagaaattcaaaattcctTTTACGTCCTTTTCGTTTTTAGACCTTTTCTCGTTAGTTACAACTCGAAATTAGGCGTgccacgtgtctacgaactcgtatcgtcaagctctacgcaacggcgtaggtggaattgccaaattccttctcggtcaagaAGTCAACTTGTCCCCCCTCTTAAAAGAGGTGAGGACAAAGTCGTCTTTCcgctagaataaattaatactaattttaggatattttgttttgggttattacacaaAGAGTAATGAATAATACTTTAAATTATTCTAAtctataaacaaaaaatttggaatttttatttatttaaagaaggATATATTTAACGAGTATACCCAATAGCTTTATAAGTCAAGCACATAcatttgttcctttttttcatGTTACAGCCAATAACCATACAGTGTTACATTTCTATCGCATTTATTATTCAAACGCACTTTTTCAGGAGTGACATCTTCAAAACGATCTACTAAAACATAAGGATGAGCAGTTCGCCAATGTAAAGGATGGAACTTCATAAcagataagaaaaataaaaataaatttaataaatactatagccggtcggctatactatttattaatttttttttaaaaggcccagtatagccgcgcggctataatatttattagttttttgaTAAGGAccagtatagccgtgcggctatactcattggatatactattttaatagtatagccggttggctatactatttattattaaaaaaggGACCGCCTAGCGCCTAGGCGGGcttttgtgtatttatttataaatagtatagccaatcggctatactataaattaaaaaaaataaaaaataaaaaacgcagtatagctgcacggctatacgttataaataaataaataaataaataaatatgtacaatatacatatatagacgtatattattattataatatacacatgtacatattataaaaataatatatgtatatatatgtaatatattatatacaggtatgtataatataatatatatgtatatatatgtatatattatatatgcatagtttaaatgtatattttctttaaagtcaAATATCGTttgtagaagaaaaaaaaatcgtatTCATTTTATCATGCATAAATTTTCTCtataagaggaaaaaaatccaatgttTAAAGCTGATGGTTAGAGACATATCCCGAGTTCATAACATAGAAACCAAATATTCATTATCATCCACTTAAGTTTGCTTTGCATCGACAAACTCATTTAATATTAATGATAATCCATATCTGTCAAATCAAATATCATAGTCAGTTCTATTTTGTTCCATTGGCGGATCCAGCTACAAGAGATTATAAAATTGAGATTCTTTTAGAAACGTTGTAACACACCCATAACAGATTctttttatacataattattaCCTCTTTTTTTAATCAGATGGCCTCACAAAACAAAGCTCCTatttacaaaccaaaaaaaaaaaatatttccaccCGCAAAGTTTAAAAGATCACAAAAACGACCCgttaaaagagaagaaagaaagagagatccgttaaaaaaagaaaaaagaaaaaaaagaagagatagatcacaaaacaaagcttttattttcactatatatttttttaatgcggAAACCTTGGTCCAGTATATATGGTGTTAACTAGTCATCTCATAATTTGAACCGTTCATCCTTTGTTTCATCATTTTAAGGATCGGTTAATCAGTTAACTatgatcaaataaatatatatacaatgaaataatcacAATGCTAATTTAATGAGGAAACATAGTCCGGTTTGgactcaactacacaaaatATCTTTCTCAATACCTTCTTTTCTATAATTACTTTCGCAGCCTAAGAATTCCAACCATCAATACTAACATGAGATTCCTATATCTCAAATAATCCCTCTTTTCGCCATTCACCTTTCAGATGCATGTAAACTAAATTATAATCACTAATTATCAATAATCATAttcgaaaaaaaatactatTATAAAGAGGTGGTACATAATATGATAACTTTAGTATTACctctaaaaataattattcttaTATCCAATTcgagattttgggtttgaatcCTTCCACGAAATTTGTTCGAACACCTCGTATACGTGATCATATTGCAGTAGAGGCCCATTCTTGTTCGTTAGCTTTCAAGTGGGCCTAAATTTGTGTGTTGGGTTTCTCGCAAGACCATCCACATGTCCCTGTGAAAACTACAGCGTCAGCAACTTTGCTTCAAAGcaaaagctctctctctctgttttcttcgCTAATTCAACAAAGTGAGATTTTTACATACCAGATGATCCAGTTCTTCCTTACAGTTACAAAAAATGGGTCTTCTCAACTCAGCTTCGGTTGTtgtttgtgttcttgtttgTCAACTATTTGCCTTGAATTTGGGTGATCTTGTAAGCACTGTCTCAGAGAAGTACATATCAGCAATAGGTGACCCAGGAATGAAGAACCCAAATGTGAGAGTTGCATTGGAAGCTTGGAACTTCTGCAATGAAGTTGGAATGGAAGCACCCAACATGGGCAGCCCCAGGCTGGCCGATTGTGCTGATATTGATTGCTCTCTTACTGGTATGCTCAAGTTCAGCGCAAAAGATATAACTGAAGTACCCAAATGTGTTTGAGTAAATACTGACATGTTTAGAGTTTcacaaatttctttttaatgtaTGCATGTATTGATGGAAAACCTATTTGGCTTATGGAGTTAATGATTATTAATTACCCTTGCTTTAGCTTCTTGATAAGAGGTGAATGGTCGTCTTTGCTTTTGAGTTAGTGGGTTAAGCtgcttttgttctttcttcaatTGGGATTTTCCCATTAGATAATGGATGAGACCCATTATTATATGTAACGAGACCCATTATTATATGTAACCCAATTTCAGGCAACTTATGAGGAACTTTCATGGTCAATAATAGGACTCTAGTGTACTTTTTAGTCAGCTCAGTTTTCCTGAATTGTTTCTGGATGATGCAAATTTTCACAAATCACTACACATTCTGAAATTAGTACGAATTTCGGTCTGTATTTTTCAAGCATGTTTATGCTTCTGCTGGTTATTTCCAATAGTTTCTCGTATAATTCACGGACTTGGAACTGTCTTGATGCTAATTAAAACTTGATTCCTTAATTTGTGACTGTGGCTTGCTTCTTTCAGCACCAACTACACACATGCAGCCTGCCTGAACTTAGCTGTAGAATGATTGTACTATGAAATGTTTACTTCTTTCTGTAAATTCATGTCACTATCAATTTACCATATTTAGGATTAGTTATAATCCAAACTAATACTGAAGTAcatgtttgtaatttttgtgtcacttagaCTTTGCTTTCTTATTGATcctttttggttttatattttctgttaTCAGATCATTTGGATAGGACCTCCCTAGGTATGGAAATTAAGTGTGTGATTCATCACAGAGTAAATGAATTAGACAACAACTTACGGGCAGGTGATAATTTTCCTGTAAGGGATTTTCAGCCATACACAGACCCTGACTTTTATGCAAAGGAAAAGGAACTGTATCTTGCTTCTCTATGTGAGGTTCAGAATTCATCAGATCCATGGCAATTTTGGATGGTCATGCTTAAGAACggaaattttgacaaaaacaCTACTCTTTGTCCTGAAAATGGCAAGCCGGTAAGCAGAATTGTTACGGATAGGAATTTTCCATGTTTTGGTCAAGGTTGTATGAATCAGCCACTTGTCTACCATAACTACTCAAGATTGGTTTCTTATGGTGACCGAGCAGTGTCTTTAATTGGAGGATTTTATGGAACTTATGATCTTGATGCTGATTTGAGCAAAGGTATAGGGAAGAACTCCTACTTTTCAGTCTCATGGCAGAAAAACTTGGGCACAGGAAGTTGGATTTTCTCGCATAGATTGACAACATCTTCAAAGTACCCTTGGCTTATGTTGTATCTTCGTGCAGATGCAACAAAAGGACTTAATGGTGGTTATCACTATGATGGTCGTGGCATCATGAGAAAGGTCAGTTCTGCAGCTTTAATTCTTACTCACGGGCACTAGAATTTCATGTCCCAAAACATCTTCAAAGTACccctatttcttttctttattttgttcacTATTCTGACTGGCCACAAACATACAAAATGAATTCTGGATGCTCTCTTATGTAAATCTAAATCTTGTACATTTGATGAAATCTAtttaatactatttatttgatacTTCTATTCCTCATGCGTcaatattttgaagtttgaagtCACACCTCAAAGCATTTTAATAgataattttacttttttttttttttttttttttttttttttttcagctgCCAGTTTCTCCACATTTTAAAGTAAGATTGACACTAGATGTTAAACGTGGAGGAGGCTCCAACAGTCAATTTTATCTCCTTGACATAGGAAGCTGTTGGAAGAACAATGGAAAACCATGTGATGGTAATGTTCTGACAGATGTGACTAGATACAGTGAAATGATAATAAATCCAGAAACTACAAGCTGGTGTCGGCCGGATAACCTTGTTTCCTGCCCTCCTTACCATGTTACTCGTACTGGTGATATAATATATCGAAACGAAACATCTCGGTTTCCATATTCTGCTTATCATCTCTACTGCACACCTGGAAATGCTGAATTTCTGGAGAAACCATATGACATATGTGACCCATATAGCAATCCACAAGCACAAGAACTGGTACAAATTCTTCCACATCCTGAATGGGCTGTACATGGCTATCCTGCTAAACAAGGAGATGGATGGGTTGGAGACCCCAGGACATGGGAGCTTGATGTGGGGGCCCTCTCTAGCCAATTGTATTTCTACCAGGTATAATTCAGTATTTgctccaaaattttcattgagaGTTCATTTCATTAATCTTTTTGGTATTTCagttggtttttgtttttcgaaatatgaaatttgctTCTTGGAGCTTGTTACCTTGTTCATGTTGAATATTCCCACATGCGAAGTTGTGTCCAGTCATAGAAAAAAGTTGAGTCAT
The window above is part of the Prunus dulcis chromosome 1, ALMONDv2, whole genome shotgun sequence genome. Proteins encoded here:
- the LOC117629726 gene encoding uncharacterized protein LOC117629726 isoform X1, which codes for MGLLNSASVVVCVLVCQLFALNLGDLVSTVSEKYISAIGDPGMKNPNVRVALEAWNFCNEVGMEAPNMGSPRLADCADIDCSLTDHLDRTSLGMEIKCVIHHRVNELDNNLRAGDNFPVRDFQPYTDPDFYAKEKELYLASLCEVQNSSDPWQFWMVMLKNGNFDKNTTLCPENGKPVSRIVTDRNFPCFGQGCMNQPLVYHNYSRLVSYGDRAVSLIGGFYGTYDLDADLSKGIGKNSYFSVSWQKNLGTGSWIFSHRLTTSSKYPWLMLYLRADATKGLNGGYHYDGRGIMRKLPVSPHFKVRLTLDVKRGGGSNSQFYLLDIGSCWKNNGKPCDGNVLTDVTRYSEMIINPETTSWCRPDNLVSCPPYHVTRTGDIIYRNETSRFPYSAYHLYCTPGNAEFLEKPYDICDPYSNPQAQELVQILPHPEWAVHGYPAKQGDGWVGDPRTWELDVGALSSQLYFYQDPGTKPARRVWSSINVGTEIYVSSPGETAEWTVSDFDVLVPEGVEDGSSSY
- the LOC117629726 gene encoding uncharacterized protein LOC117629726 isoform X2 is translated as MGLLNSASVVVCVLVCQLFALNLGDLVSTVSEKYISAIGDPGMKNPNVRVALEAWNFCNEVGMEAPNMGSPRLADCADIDCSLTDHLDRTSLGMEIKCVIHHRVNELDNNLRAGDNFPVRDFQPYTDPDFYAKEKELYLASLCEVQNSSDPWQFWMVMLKNGNFDKNTTLCPENGKPVSRIVTDRNFPCFGQGCMNQPLVYHNYSRLVSYGDRAVSLIGGFYGTYDLDADLSKDATKGLNGGYHYDGRGIMRKLPVSPHFKVRLTLDVKRGGGSNSQFYLLDIGSCWKNNGKPCDGNVLTDVTRYSEMIINPETTSWCRPDNLVSCPPYHVTRTGDIIYRNETSRFPYSAYHLYCTPGNAEFLEKPYDICDPYSNPQAQELVQILPHPEWAVHGYPAKQGDGWVGDPRTWELDVGALSSQLYFYQDPGTKPARRVWSSINVGTEIYVSSPGETAEWTVSDFDVLVPEGVEDGSSSY